One Mycolicibacterium sarraceniae genomic window carries:
- a CDS encoding TPR repeat region-containing protein, with protein sequence MSMSLADLDRWDPNAIHEVFSAVTGHSEATRQTSQSLGQVMASVPLEGAAHDAAMRASSGIQRDLDLHADQLDAVANAASTAETEVRGIKSDWQKICRMADRWGITIDIETNEILPPNPQPTDPDDIAELERRMGIIHDEIVELLDRANNADRDLAAAIDGANGTMSAADVARELHDGPHTPMDNGLGAGDGLALQSGQLTDRQRQRLTEATTLSPSQLEALQRGDLVLPPDQLGYLIGVSQALGDKTPQQVSDLIGKLGPDGDKLASALHVASNPYISSGVPGQGKPGTVGYVPDRGGKFALPQGLANAPVMQEFYPRPGTPGQPGGGMPKPLAPPMANQQLMALANIAAKGDPGVKMGSGLDVLVLDKAHALVTASNDQALPMGPAGAEMDRTIRSKNSIDPTLQRMLDVVHADSLVIHDAVTGAAVDGLSADSGRGQQFLADMFNHDYADGGKSVGSLFHNIEGQAVVHDPGNATEVALAERAGQTAHAAAFQLGDKWQHLLNLNGAGDSLGQMNPELAQSLSHALSHDIPDMMNNRLEDTRGFGLLDGALGVGEGHAPLAQGVFAVLDSDDAASRYINKAAEGYTVLWHHELAQSIAKSLTTGDSSTIDYADATTIGEMYGIRDHANLVEANDRITDHNLAAQAAYDRRKAWIDGLDGVGSSVPIAGQYASTAAYVLNQMFLGDAPTPSPLGEANIRASTPAQYALAAEL encoded by the coding sequence ATGAGGTCTTCTCCGCGGTGACCGGCCACTCCGAGGCGACCCGACAAACATCGCAAAGCCTCGGCCAGGTGATGGCGTCGGTGCCCTTGGAAGGCGCGGCACACGATGCGGCCATGCGGGCGAGCTCCGGCATTCAACGGGATCTCGATCTGCACGCCGACCAACTCGATGCCGTCGCTAACGCGGCGAGCACCGCCGAGACCGAGGTCCGGGGAATCAAGTCGGACTGGCAGAAGATCTGCCGGATGGCCGACCGCTGGGGAATCACCATCGATATCGAGACCAACGAGATCCTGCCGCCGAATCCGCAGCCCACCGATCCCGATGACATCGCCGAGCTCGAGCGCCGGATGGGCATCATCCATGACGAAATTGTCGAGTTGCTTGATCGAGCGAACAACGCTGACCGCGACCTCGCAGCCGCGATCGACGGCGCGAACGGGACCATGTCGGCTGCCGACGTCGCCCGTGAACTGCACGATGGCCCGCACACGCCGATGGACAACGGGTTGGGCGCAGGCGACGGTCTGGCCCTGCAGAGCGGCCAGCTCACCGATCGACAGCGGCAGCGCCTTACCGAGGCCACGACCTTGTCGCCGAGTCAGCTCGAAGCACTCCAACGCGGCGATCTGGTGTTACCGCCCGACCAATTGGGTTATCTGATCGGCGTGTCACAAGCTCTCGGCGACAAGACCCCGCAACAGGTGTCCGACTTGATAGGCAAGCTGGGGCCTGACGGTGACAAGCTCGCTTCGGCGCTTCATGTGGCGTCCAATCCCTACATCAGCAGCGGAGTGCCCGGCCAGGGCAAGCCGGGAACCGTGGGGTACGTCCCCGACCGGGGCGGCAAGTTCGCGCTTCCGCAGGGGTTGGCCAACGCGCCGGTGATGCAAGAGTTCTATCCCCGGCCCGGCACGCCGGGGCAGCCCGGCGGCGGTATGCCCAAGCCGCTCGCACCGCCGATGGCCAATCAGCAACTCATGGCTCTGGCCAACATCGCCGCCAAGGGCGATCCTGGGGTGAAGATGGGCTCTGGGCTGGATGTCCTGGTGCTGGACAAAGCGCACGCACTGGTCACCGCGTCGAACGACCAGGCTCTGCCGATGGGGCCCGCCGGCGCCGAGATGGATCGAACGATCCGGTCCAAGAACAGCATTGACCCCACCCTGCAGCGAATGCTCGACGTCGTCCACGCAGATTCGTTAGTGATCCACGATGCGGTGACCGGCGCGGCGGTGGACGGCCTGTCAGCGGATTCTGGCCGGGGCCAACAGTTCCTGGCGGACATGTTCAACCACGACTACGCCGACGGCGGAAAGTCTGTTGGCAGTCTGTTCCACAACATCGAAGGCCAAGCGGTGGTGCATGATCCCGGCAACGCCACCGAGGTCGCACTCGCCGAGCGGGCGGGTCAAACCGCCCACGCTGCGGCCTTCCAGCTCGGCGACAAGTGGCAGCACCTGCTGAATCTCAACGGTGCAGGCGACAGCCTGGGACAGATGAATCCTGAACTTGCACAGAGTCTTTCGCATGCTCTGTCGCACGACATTCCGGACATGATGAACAACCGCTTGGAGGACACCCGCGGATTCGGATTGCTCGACGGCGCACTCGGCGTCGGAGAAGGACACGCACCGCTTGCACAGGGCGTTTTCGCAGTGCTCGACAGCGATGACGCAGCCTCGCGGTACATCAACAAGGCGGCGGAAGGCTATACCGTTCTTTGGCACCACGAGCTAGCCCAGTCGATCGCAAAGTCCTTGACAACGGGTGACTCCAGCACGATTGACTACGCCGACGCGACCACCATCGGTGAAATGTACGGAATACGTGATCACGCCAACCTCGTCGAAGCCAACGACAGAATCACCGATCACAATCTCGCGGCCCAGGCGGCTTACGACAGGCGCAAAGCGTGGATCGACGGCCTCGACGGCGTCGGATCCTCAGTGCCGATTGCTGGCCAGTACGCCAGCACGGCTGCCTATGTGCTAAACCAAATGTTCCTCGGTGACGCGCCAACACCCTCACCCCTAGGCGAGGCCAACATCAGAGCGTCGACACCGGCGCAATACGCGCTAGCGGCGGAGCTGTAG
- a CDS encoding class I SAM-dependent methyltransferase, with protein sequence MDSEVMDWDSVYRGEDGFDGPPPWSIGEPQPELAALIRDGQLTGDVLDAGCGHAELSLTLAAAGSTVVGIDLSPTAIAAATKAAEKRGLGNTTYVCADITSFTGYDGRFDTIVDSTLFHSLPVDRRDSYLQSIHRAAAPGAKLYVLVFAKGAFPPHLETKPNEVDEDELRAAVSKHFVIDEIRPAFIHAYQPEIPGIPPTATPFDLDEKGRTKLPAFLLSAHNEG encoded by the coding sequence ATGGATTCTGAGGTGATGGACTGGGACAGCGTCTACCGGGGAGAAGACGGTTTCGACGGCCCGCCACCATGGAGTATCGGGGAACCGCAACCCGAGCTGGCTGCCTTGATCCGGGACGGCCAACTCACCGGTGACGTGCTCGACGCCGGGTGCGGGCATGCCGAGTTGTCGTTGACGCTCGCCGCGGCCGGCAGCACCGTCGTCGGCATCGACCTGTCACCGACGGCCATTGCCGCGGCGACCAAAGCCGCCGAGAAACGCGGTCTGGGCAATACGACGTATGTGTGCGCTGACATCACCTCATTCACTGGCTACGACGGCCGCTTCGACACGATCGTCGACAGCACCCTGTTCCACTCGCTTCCGGTCGATCGTCGCGATTCCTACCTGCAGTCCATTCACCGCGCCGCCGCGCCGGGTGCCAAGCTGTACGTGCTGGTGTTCGCGAAGGGCGCCTTCCCACCGCATCTGGAGACTAAGCCCAATGAGGTCGATGAGGACGAGCTGCGGGCAGCGGTGTCGAAGCACTTCGTGATCGACGAGATCCGTCCGGCGTTTATCCACGCCTACCAGCCTGAGATCCCCGGCATACCGCCCACCGCAACGCCTTTCGATCTGGATGAGAAGGGCCGAACGAAGCTGCCGGCATTCCTGCTCAGCGCCCACAACGAGGGCTGA